In Acinetobacter sp. C32I, one genomic interval encodes:
- the pgaA gene encoding poly-beta-1,6 N-acetyl-D-glucosamine export porin PgaA, translating into MQNLHSLFPASLLFFFMSNISHAHPSDFLREKAVSQIKNGQTIQGLTALESLLRQYPDQQNILADYLLSVSRIQALPQTTLTDLTQRIQPRHFPEYAQLATVKLLRDQKQFAAALALLDKFEPYQTHNRMQVTILKAALFAENKQPIEAAQQLKNLGTTQMNTEQLALAAYVHRLLQQYTYALQAIQLAYTQQPNNEAIQHEYLNILVALGSYEMATAFSEKHHLSDKNQNFIWQNKIGGFSQNVNEAIKQQKYLSSRAESDRKSFAQLDQVLKQAEQIAQQIPTDQAMFNRFYYDYLYALSYRGKTQQLLSLLNQVTLPPVEQMPAYTRHAIANTYLANQQPAEAERIYRSLLTEKNYPDISLYTSLYYALIEQEKYKDANILIQLIDDLIPTYEYSEAKGVDKSVHADRNEYLSLLALNMAYRNRLDLSEQYLNNTVAKAPNNAQFLNDQAKIQRWREKPRQAQQTIERLNGLQPQSKYTRINVMQNTQALGDIQAWQQQTQALIEDYPNDSSVIKSRKELNDRNRASMSHESRFSRSRSEQNQLLQSLKGTRDRESNTSLYSPWLADNYRLLVEHQDIWGKYADGDLQEQRFGLGLQWQDKGKNLVLLASQNTEGQRQGLRADWSQQLNDYWQYALSINTQANIPLQAIEQDENGQSYGAAIRWQQHESRQVDAGYSYTKISDGNTRQDFFANYQQRIFQAAHHTTQAGLSAFLGKNRLDNVAYFSPKQSYSLAINLSHDWLTWRSYERHFNQNISIDAGLFQQQDYAAKPIFDVQYRHEWQLSRIWALHYGIGWKLHPYDGINEKQSYALFGFGGRF; encoded by the coding sequence ATGCAAAATCTTCACTCACTATTCCCAGCCAGCCTGTTATTTTTTTTTATGTCTAATATTTCGCATGCACATCCATCTGATTTTTTAAGAGAAAAAGCAGTTTCGCAAATTAAAAATGGACAAACTATACAAGGGTTAACAGCACTTGAATCTTTATTACGACAATACCCAGATCAACAGAACATCTTAGCTGACTATCTATTGTCAGTCTCACGCATTCAAGCTCTGCCACAAACCACCCTAACTGATTTAACCCAACGCATTCAGCCAAGGCACTTCCCAGAATATGCTCAACTCGCAACAGTTAAACTTTTACGGGATCAAAAGCAATTTGCTGCCGCATTGGCACTATTAGATAAATTTGAACCTTATCAAACGCATAACCGCATGCAGGTCACTATTCTTAAAGCAGCGCTATTTGCAGAAAATAAACAACCAATTGAAGCAGCACAGCAATTAAAGAATCTTGGTACAACGCAAATGAATACTGAACAGCTAGCCTTAGCCGCTTATGTTCATCGGCTATTGCAACAATACACTTATGCCTTACAAGCCATTCAGTTGGCCTATACCCAACAACCCAACAATGAAGCCATTCAACATGAGTATTTGAATATTTTGGTGGCACTGGGGAGCTATGAAATGGCAACTGCTTTTTCTGAAAAGCACCACCTATCTGATAAAAACCAGAATTTTATTTGGCAGAATAAAATCGGAGGCTTTTCACAGAATGTGAATGAGGCGATTAAACAACAGAAATATTTATCCTCCCGTGCGGAAAGTGACCGTAAAAGCTTTGCTCAACTCGATCAAGTCTTAAAGCAGGCAGAACAAATCGCGCAACAGATTCCAACTGATCAAGCCATGTTTAATCGCTTCTATTATGACTATCTCTACGCCTTAAGTTATCGAGGCAAAACACAACAGCTTTTGAGTCTATTAAATCAAGTCACCTTACCCCCAGTTGAACAAATGCCTGCCTATACACGCCATGCGATTGCAAATACATACCTTGCAAATCAACAACCTGCCGAAGCCGAGAGAATCTACCGCAGCTTGCTCACGGAGAAAAACTATCCCGATATCAGCCTGTATACATCACTTTATTATGCATTAATCGAACAGGAAAAATATAAAGATGCAAATATCTTGATTCAGCTCATTGATGACCTGATTCCCACATATGAATACAGTGAAGCGAAAGGTGTCGACAAAAGTGTACATGCAGATCGAAATGAATATTTGTCTTTGCTGGCTTTAAATATGGCTTATCGCAACCGCCTGGATTTATCAGAACAATATCTAAATAACACCGTAGCCAAAGCTCCGAATAATGCGCAATTTTTAAATGACCAGGCCAAAATCCAACGTTGGCGCGAAAAACCTCGTCAAGCTCAACAAACGATTGAGCGTTTAAATGGTTTACAACCTCAATCAAAATACACACGCATTAATGTCATGCAAAACACTCAAGCACTTGGCGATATCCAAGCTTGGCAGCAACAAACTCAAGCACTTATTGAAGACTACCCAAACGATAGCAGCGTCATAAAAAGTCGTAAAGAATTGAATGATCGTAATCGCGCCAGTATGAGCCATGAAAGCCGCTTTTCACGTAGCCGCTCTGAGCAAAACCAATTACTCCAATCACTCAAAGGAACGCGTGATCGTGAATCCAACACCAGCTTATATTCTCCTTGGCTCGCAGACAATTATCGTCTCTTGGTTGAACATCAAGATATTTGGGGAAAATACGCCGATGGTGATTTACAAGAACAACGCTTTGGTTTAGGCCTGCAATGGCAAGACAAAGGTAAAAATTTGGTGCTGCTTGCCTCTCAAAATACTGAGGGGCAGCGTCAAGGCCTAAGAGCAGATTGGTCACAGCAACTCAATGATTATTGGCAGTACGCATTATCCATCAATACCCAAGCCAATATTCCATTACAAGCCATTGAACAAGACGAAAATGGTCAGTCTTATGGCGCTGCAATTCGATGGCAACAACATGAATCGCGGCAAGTCGATGCAGGATATAGCTATACCAAGATCAGTGACGGCAACACACGCCAAGACTTTTTTGCAAACTACCAGCAACGTATTTTCCAAGCTGCTCATCACACCACTCAAGCAGGCTTGTCTGCATTTCTAGGAAAAAATCGTTTAGATAATGTTGCTTATTTTAGTCCCAAACAAAGTTATAGCCTTGCGATTAACCTGAGTCATGACTGGTTAACTTGGCGAAGTTATGAACGCCATTTCAATCAAAATATTTCTATTGATGCAGGACTATTCCAGCAGCAGGATTACGCTGCCAAACCGATTTTTGATGTGCAATATCGACATGAATGGCAATTGTCACGGATCTGGGCATTGCATTATGGCATTGGTTGGAAACTACATCCCTATGATGGCATCAATGAAAAACAAAGTTATGCCCTATTCGGTTTTGGAGGGCGATTCTAA
- a CDS encoding MBL fold metallo-hydrolase, whose protein sequence is MSMFKNQIIRTFLSYKFFVALLLSLPLSPVFAKDNGTAVDQSIYQNRTVLADFTAASCPDNPRSLTQVKGNLYRHTTGAGLAVHSGLVLITKEGALVIDPAMTCTSTWLKDEIKKRFDVPVKYVVYTHAHADHISGGQVFKADGATIIANQRSLEPIVGEKLATALPDRVFDQDMKISLGGEDVLLHYVAPSHSDSMVMVLFPKYKALQCTDVCESKSMPYNDFLDFYYTGWIDTLDWVIKQDVDFIDVGHYSPATREDQIALRHYIVDLHQQVLDLVRAGQSWDQLYRNVKFSPEVQDWIGFSTMKIPNIQGMYRWVSNHRRGNW, encoded by the coding sequence TTGAGCATGTTTAAAAATCAAATAATTAGGACATTTTTGAGCTATAAATTTTTTGTAGCATTATTGCTGTCATTGCCTCTAAGCCCTGTTTTTGCGAAAGATAATGGGACTGCCGTAGATCAATCAATCTATCAGAATCGTACTGTATTAGCGGATTTCACCGCGGCATCCTGCCCAGATAACCCAAGAAGCTTAACGCAAGTCAAAGGCAATCTGTACCGACATACTACGGGTGCAGGATTAGCCGTACATAGCGGTTTAGTTTTGATCACTAAAGAAGGTGCTTTGGTGATTGATCCAGCGATGACCTGTACATCGACATGGCTAAAAGATGAAATCAAGAAACGTTTTGATGTGCCTGTAAAATATGTGGTCTATACCCATGCACATGCGGACCATATTAGTGGTGGGCAAGTTTTTAAAGCAGATGGGGCAACCATTATCGCCAATCAACGTAGTCTTGAACCGATCGTGGGGGAAAAGTTAGCCACAGCATTACCAGATCGCGTTTTTGATCAGGACATGAAGATTAGCCTAGGAGGCGAGGACGTACTTTTACATTATGTTGCACCGAGCCATTCAGACAGTATGGTCATGGTACTGTTTCCTAAATACAAAGCCTTGCAATGCACTGATGTGTGTGAAAGTAAAAGCATGCCATACAATGATTTTTTAGATTTTTATTACACAGGCTGGATTGATACTTTGGATTGGGTGATCAAGCAAGATGTCGATTTTATTGATGTTGGACATTATAGCCCTGCCACACGTGAAGATCAGATCGCATTGCGTCATTACATTGTCGATTTACATCAACAAGTTTTGGACTTGGTTCGTGCAGGGCAGTCATGGGATCAGCTCTATCGGAATGTCAAATTTAGCCCAGAAGTTCAGGATTGGATCGGTTTCAGTACGATGAAAATACCGAATATTCAAGGTATGTATCGTTGGGTAAGCAATCATCGTCGAGGGAATTGGTAA
- a CDS encoding TonB-dependent hemoglobin/transferrin/lactoferrin family receptor, which produces MSRSPSQTKVIKPLVLAIALSMYALTMPVYADNTKVVLANTVTEVPTVQDTLSKSNAQNQIYQMTPIVVQADKEDTIQFGQSVLNQKAIDRYQANNVAQLLDHMPSVGSAGSPRPGGQTINILGMGGVEDVPITLDDSVKSFDKYRQGSVFIEPELLKKITVDKGPHNVEVGNGGFGGKVTLETKDATDLLVDDKNIGAFLKYSRFSNNSQNTYTGAVYGKSENGVVDGMFYYTNRDSGDVQRPDGSKFLYSAQQQDTYLAKLNFHPTDSQKISLNAMQSGHKGWEPFAAMRDQDAVPTEADIKKYGYEEAWKRRLVYRDQNDSSYSVGYELNPESNPYVNLKATASYSKTDQHDQRLPSVTGSAATLGNESWVTYTNTAFKLSNISDIVTDYGTHKLKVGAQYQKMEQNSLIYDKNNAKKPDYNFGYYEPNYMPSGKQQMLSAFVEDQYQIDNFTITPSLRYDHITNTGHPNRASRYNDPSAGHDYSSKTYAGWSPRLALAWKQADYLTWFANISKTWRAPRVDEQYYVQSAITSVPSTSRYLLPEKMRAIRLGNEMNFDDVFAEQDHLQVRLTYHHNRGGDEIFRNRSTFCKAQAENNANGGNGSIDDCNGNYKHGFYRNVTDYTIKAYEAEIFYNQPTWFTGLTYSYIRGQRDNSPVNPWFEQKTWMTDIPPKKATATLGVNVPEHHLTMGWRGIFVAKQDRSLSDNDKSIAASSFSLPKTKGYSLHGIYADWQPVGEKGPTLNFSIDNLFNRDYKMYLGEYMTGTGRDYKLSISQKF; this is translated from the coding sequence ATGTCCCGATCTCCCTCTCAAACAAAGGTGATTAAGCCGCTTGTACTGGCTATTGCTTTATCTATGTATGCCTTGACCATGCCTGTTTATGCAGATAATACTAAGGTTGTTTTGGCAAACACCGTCACAGAAGTACCGACTGTACAAGACACATTGTCTAAGAGCAATGCTCAGAATCAAATTTATCAAATGACGCCAATTGTCGTGCAGGCAGATAAGGAAGATACCATCCAGTTTGGTCAGAGTGTGTTAAATCAAAAAGCCATTGACCGTTATCAAGCCAACAATGTTGCACAATTATTGGACCACATGCCGAGTGTGGGTTCTGCCGGTTCTCCACGACCAGGTGGGCAAACCATTAATATCTTAGGTATGGGAGGTGTTGAGGATGTTCCGATTACCTTAGATGACTCGGTCAAAAGTTTTGATAAATATCGACAAGGTTCAGTTTTTATTGAACCTGAACTGTTAAAAAAAATTACGGTCGATAAAGGTCCGCATAATGTTGAGGTTGGAAATGGTGGTTTTGGAGGGAAAGTCACCTTAGAAACCAAAGATGCCACTGATTTATTGGTTGATGATAAAAATATTGGGGCTTTTTTGAAATATTCGCGATTTTCCAATAATTCACAAAATACCTATACAGGTGCTGTGTATGGAAAAAGTGAAAATGGTGTCGTTGATGGGATGTTCTACTATACCAATCGAGATAGTGGCGATGTTCAACGTCCTGATGGCAGCAAGTTTTTGTATTCTGCGCAGCAGCAGGATACTTATTTGGCCAAACTCAATTTTCATCCGACAGACAGCCAAAAAATTAGTTTGAATGCGATGCAAAGTGGGCATAAGGGCTGGGAACCATTTGCTGCAATGCGTGATCAAGATGCTGTTCCAACAGAAGCGGATATTAAAAAATATGGATATGAGGAGGCATGGAAACGTCGTTTGGTCTATCGCGATCAAAACGATAGCAGCTATTCAGTCGGATATGAATTAAATCCTGAATCAAACCCCTATGTAAATTTGAAGGCTACAGCATCGTATTCAAAGACCGATCAACATGATCAGAGATTACCGAGCGTGACTGGATCGGCGGCTACACTGGGCAATGAAAGCTGGGTAACCTATACCAATACAGCGTTTAAGCTCAGTAATATCAGTGATATTGTAACTGATTATGGTACGCATAAATTAAAGGTCGGGGCTCAATATCAGAAGATGGAGCAGAACTCACTCATTTATGATAAGAACAACGCCAAAAAACCAGATTATAATTTTGGTTATTATGAGCCAAATTATATGCCTTCAGGCAAACAGCAGATGTTGAGTGCATTTGTAGAAGATCAATACCAGATTGATAATTTCACAATTACACCATCGCTGCGCTATGATCATATTACCAATACAGGTCATCCAAACCGAGCATCACGTTATAATGATCCAAGTGCAGGGCATGATTATTCCAGCAAGACCTATGCTGGCTGGTCACCACGTTTGGCCTTGGCGTGGAAGCAAGCAGATTATCTCACTTGGTTTGCCAATATCAGTAAAACATGGCGTGCCCCTCGTGTCGACGAGCAATATTATGTGCAATCAGCAATAACCTCTGTACCATCAACCAGTCGTTATTTATTGCCTGAAAAAATGCGAGCGATCCGCCTCGGCAATGAGATGAATTTTGATGATGTTTTTGCAGAGCAAGATCACTTGCAAGTTCGTTTGACTTATCACCATAATCGGGGTGGCGATGAAATTTTCCGAAATCGATCAACCTTCTGTAAGGCACAAGCGGAAAACAATGCCAATGGTGGAAATGGCAGCATCGATGACTGTAATGGAAACTATAAGCATGGTTTTTATCGTAATGTCACTGACTATACCATCAAAGCCTATGAAGCCGAGATTTTCTACAATCAGCCGACTTGGTTTACAGGTTTAACCTATTCTTATATCCGTGGCCAACGCGACAATTCTCCTGTGAATCCATGGTTTGAACAAAAAACCTGGATGACGGATATCCCTCCGAAAAAAGCAACAGCAACTTTAGGTGTGAATGTGCCTGAACATCATTTAACGATGGGCTGGCGAGGGATCTTTGTGGCTAAACAAGATCGAAGCCTGTCTGATAATGATAAATCGATTGCTGCATCCTCTTTTTCTTTGCCTAAAACCAAAGGGTATTCACTGCATGGTATTTATGCGGATTGGCAACCTGTTGGAGAAAAGGGCCCTACTTTAAACTTTTCAATCGATAATCTATTTAATCGAGACTATAAAATGTATTTAGGCGAATATATGACTGGTACAGGGCGCGATTATAAGCTCAGTATTTCACAAAAGTTCTAA
- a CDS encoding heparan-alpha-glucosaminide N-acetyltransferase domain-containing protein, protein MSIINQRLQAIDALRGLVILIMMVDHVRETFYLHHQVPDPMLISETDKGLFLSRTLAHLCAPVFILLTGLSAYLYQTKNNIVKTREFLLKRGFFLIFLELIVINFAWTGTFPPNVIYLQVIWAIGLSMLALAVLVGLPKRVLWWISLLIIFGHNLLDQVTFSNMPIFNHLWHILHARGWIEFDGFIRFRTSYPVLPWIGVITLGYCIGTTIFNRSIDTGQRNRILLNFGLGSIGLFLALRWINIYGDQPWSAMSTFSETAMSFINLTKYPPSLLFILWNVGIGLVLLVWLEKITNKHWIKPLIIFGSVPMFFYIIHLYVLKVLYLIAIKVFGKNHGEYFGVDHVATLWLIAITVSILLYPLVLKFSEFKHRNKHIAWLKYF, encoded by the coding sequence ATGTCGATCATAAATCAACGTTTACAGGCAATTGATGCCCTAAGAGGGCTAGTTATTTTGATAATGATGGTAGATCATGTTCGTGAAACCTTCTATCTTCATCATCAAGTTCCCGATCCGATGCTGATCTCTGAAACAGATAAAGGCCTATTCCTAAGTCGTACACTTGCTCATTTATGTGCTCCAGTCTTCATTCTGTTAACAGGTTTATCAGCCTATTTATACCAAACTAAAAATAACATTGTGAAAACACGAGAATTCTTGCTAAAGCGCGGATTTTTTTTGATTTTTCTCGAATTAATTGTCATTAATTTTGCTTGGACTGGAACTTTTCCACCTAATGTTATTTATTTACAAGTTATTTGGGCAATTGGCTTAAGTATGTTGGCTTTAGCAGTATTAGTTGGTTTACCAAAAAGAGTTCTCTGGTGGATAAGCCTACTGATCATTTTTGGTCATAACCTCTTAGATCAAGTGACATTTTCGAATATGCCCATATTTAATCATCTATGGCATATTTTACATGCGCGTGGTTGGATTGAATTCGATGGATTCATTCGTTTTCGGACCTCCTATCCAGTTTTACCATGGATAGGAGTGATCACACTTGGATACTGTATTGGTACCACCATATTTAATCGTTCCATAGATACTGGACAGCGAAATCGAATCTTACTTAACTTTGGTTTAGGCAGTATTGGTCTATTTTTAGCCTTAAGATGGATTAATATTTATGGTGATCAACCATGGTCAGCCATGTCCACATTTTCTGAAACTGCAATGAGTTTTATCAATTTAACCAAATATCCACCTTCTCTACTTTTTATTTTATGGAATGTCGGTATAGGACTGGTCTTATTAGTATGGTTGGAGAAAATTACCAACAAGCATTGGATAAAACCGTTGATCATTTTTGGCTCAGTCCCCATGTTTTTCTACATTATTCACTTATATGTACTCAAGGTTTTATATCTTATTGCCATTAAGGTTTTTGGAAAGAATCACGGAGAATACTTTGGTGTAGATCATGTTGCAACGCTTTGGCTTATCGCAATCACGGTCAGCATCCTACTTTATCCTTTAGTGCTGAAATTTTCTGAATTTAAGCATAGAAACAAACATATTGCTTGGCTAAAATACTTTTAG
- a CDS encoding LysR substrate-binding domain-containing protein, producing MQKLDDLLLFAEVVEHAGFSAAARNLGVQRSKLSRHIAELENRIGVRLLHRNTRSVVLTPAGEEVYIHAKALKQAAQNAFAVATELAGDPKGTLRVGCSSTFAQEALLPILDLFLRQYPNIRVTINTSDQNIDLISAQVDLVFRISSKLLNDSSLIIRPVCDLPMVLVASQNYMSNKEKIKFPEQLKQLNFIALGVQKNLISQIFTSQNNDLNTVLLEPYISCGNMSVLKSAVQQDMGVAVLPRYLCVNELKSGQFVNVLESDSPWSPQASLVNALIPTRQNILLATKLFLDFSIPRLRHKLNPALSN from the coding sequence ATGCAAAAACTTGATGATCTCTTATTATTTGCAGAAGTAGTCGAACATGCAGGGTTTTCAGCTGCGGCACGTAATTTAGGCGTACAGCGCTCTAAACTCAGTCGACATATTGCAGAGCTAGAAAATAGGATTGGCGTCCGCTTATTACATCGGAATACACGAAGTGTTGTTCTGACCCCCGCAGGAGAAGAAGTCTATATTCATGCCAAAGCATTAAAACAGGCTGCACAAAATGCTTTTGCGGTTGCTACCGAGCTTGCAGGTGATCCGAAAGGGACATTAAGAGTGGGTTGCTCCTCTACTTTTGCACAAGAGGCATTACTGCCTATTCTTGATTTGTTTTTGCGTCAATACCCTAACATACGCGTGACCATCAACACATCAGATCAGAATATTGATTTAATCAGCGCGCAAGTCGATCTGGTTTTTCGAATTTCCTCCAAACTCCTCAATGACTCAAGTTTAATTATTCGTCCAGTCTGTGATTTACCGATGGTACTGGTTGCCAGTCAGAATTATATGAGTAATAAAGAAAAAATTAAGTTTCCAGAGCAACTCAAACAGTTAAACTTCATTGCTTTAGGGGTGCAAAAGAACCTGATTTCTCAGATATTCACCAGTCAAAATAATGATTTAAATACCGTACTGCTTGAGCCTTATATCAGTTGTGGCAATATGTCAGTACTTAAATCGGCTGTGCAACAAGACATGGGGGTTGCGGTTCTGCCCAGATATTTATGCGTTAATGAATTAAAGTCTGGTCAATTTGTAAATGTCCTTGAATCTGACTCTCCATGGTCACCTCAAGCATCTTTAGTGAATGCACTTATTCCAACACGGCAAAATATTTTATTGGCGACCAAGCTCTTTTTAGATTTTTCAATACCACGACTACGACACAAATTAAATCCTGCATTAAGCAACTAA
- a CDS encoding AraC family transcriptional regulator: protein MVLSHPNQVKLISSSMLNLLINFCVKNNLKNAKYLSDYKTSELIPIGEWIELLEEINQKQTKPTLGLEISKYTQPKHLGILGYIASSCENILDVLNVFIKYQRLFCEAKLAKMSISDQFIVIRWGFDPYLKNNHLVDELLMGVFYTLLDQLVHPNRIEVKKVSFSTEKTKFFYNYENFFGCPVEFESEDVEIYISMASLDLEVFNADPVLNDILIKQANVLLSKRPKLDLFDELIQKTIIQAVSKGNISVEEVANKLGLPARIFQLKLKQQGYTFKERLNQVRRDLAFDYLADLNLSILDISMLLAYQEQTSFIRAFKSWTGMSPLQYRKKKILNHRS from the coding sequence ATGGTTTTGAGTCATCCTAATCAGGTTAAATTAATATCAAGTTCGATGCTTAATTTATTGATTAATTTTTGTGTAAAAAATAATCTTAAAAATGCAAAATATTTGAGTGATTATAAAACGAGTGAACTGATTCCAATCGGGGAATGGATTGAACTATTGGAGGAAATTAATCAAAAACAGACTAAACCAACACTTGGACTAGAAATATCAAAATATACTCAACCTAAACATCTTGGTATTTTAGGCTATATTGCTTCATCATGTGAAAATATATTAGATGTATTAAATGTATTTATAAAATACCAAAGGCTCTTCTGTGAGGCTAAGCTCGCAAAGATGTCTATTTCAGATCAATTTATTGTTATTCGGTGGGGATTTGACCCTTATCTTAAAAATAATCATTTGGTAGATGAATTATTAATGGGGGTTTTTTATACACTTTTAGATCAATTAGTGCATCCAAATAGAATAGAGGTGAAAAAAGTTAGTTTTAGTACAGAGAAAACCAAATTTTTTTATAATTACGAAAATTTTTTTGGTTGTCCTGTCGAGTTTGAAAGTGAAGATGTTGAAATATATATTTCTATGGCCAGTCTTGATTTAGAAGTTTTTAATGCTGATCCAGTGTTAAATGATATTTTAATAAAGCAGGCAAATGTATTGCTGTCAAAACGTCCTAAGCTTGATCTTTTTGATGAGTTAATACAGAAAACAATTATTCAAGCTGTAAGTAAGGGGAATATCAGCGTGGAGGAGGTTGCAAATAAATTGGGCTTACCAGCTCGGATATTTCAACTGAAATTAAAGCAGCAAGGATATACCTTTAAAGAAAGATTGAATCAGGTTCGTAGAGATTTAGCTTTTGATTATCTTGCCGATCTCAATTTGAGCATTCTGGACATTTCAATGTTATTGGCCTACCAAGAACAAACCTCGTTTATCCGAGCATTTAAGTCATGGACTGGGATGAGTCCGTTACAATATCGGAAGAAAAAAATCTTAAATCATCGTTCGTGA
- the pgaB gene encoding poly-beta-1,6-N-acetyl-D-glucosamine N-deacetylase PgaB yields MNFLNIFKILCACAVLLPVQLVAAKPAKFDAHHFVSLTFHDVRDDVLKNGDRDIYAINTQNLVQFFEWLKRSEWTPITLKQIMASREHGVPLPKNAILISFDDGALSGYSHVYPLVKQYQIPVVFALVTSWTEGNTQAAYEAYGQNNLMSWKQLQDIQKSGLVEFASHSHDLHKGVLANIQKNEKPAALTRQYNVNQQRYETESEYQQRIYTDLVKSKQILQQKLGIDSLAIIWPYGAVNQQVTEIANQAGFPLSFSLGTEKLNDSNDATFQRGIISNNPTAENLREQLTGFMEYGQRQVHEPIRAVQFDLAQFSQDNTQFNQQLGNLLNNLSALKTNTLIVNAFTDQNNAAYAQSYFPTTHLKLAQDILSRTHWQTRTRVFHRVYAQMPTPRDPVQAHRVIDLGKDLIRNNPNLDGIILTTDQQLACRYSTLVNPPCLEKEAQILKLTQQLKAAVRPYLNQSNSFQLILQLSLTDLTDQGLEQMVNTYLPFVSLLNIEIDSLDNLNSYQKFIQQVDHLTASQKARLMVTLVNHNQSSPEQLQRLQQHYLNLQRHGIQKLVLSNYRFDNAKAVHEQLFTPLSLNDSPISYRNPFIQQHVNGEQP; encoded by the coding sequence ATGAATTTTTTGAATATTTTTAAAATACTCTGCGCTTGTGCAGTTCTGCTTCCAGTTCAGCTTGTTGCAGCGAAACCTGCTAAATTCGACGCTCATCATTTTGTCAGTTTGACCTTCCATGATGTGCGTGATGATGTTTTGAAGAATGGTGACCGAGATATCTATGCAATTAATACCCAAAACTTAGTGCAATTTTTTGAATGGCTGAAACGTTCTGAATGGACTCCAATTACCCTCAAACAAATTATGGCATCTCGAGAACATGGTGTTCCATTACCGAAAAATGCAATTTTAATTAGTTTTGATGATGGTGCCCTAAGTGGCTACAGCCATGTTTATCCTTTAGTAAAACAATATCAAATCCCTGTGGTCTTTGCTTTGGTGACCAGCTGGACTGAAGGCAATACTCAAGCGGCTTATGAAGCCTATGGTCAAAATAATTTGATGAGTTGGAAACAATTACAAGACATCCAAAAATCAGGTTTGGTTGAATTTGCCAGTCATAGCCATGATTTGCATAAAGGTGTATTGGCCAATATACAGAAAAATGAAAAGCCTGCCGCCTTGACCCGACAATACAATGTAAACCAACAACGCTATGAAACAGAGTCAGAGTATCAGCAGCGGATCTACACCGATCTGGTGAAATCCAAGCAAATCTTACAACAAAAATTAGGAATCGATTCGCTTGCAATCATTTGGCCCTATGGTGCGGTCAATCAACAAGTCACTGAGATTGCCAATCAAGCGGGCTTCCCACTGTCCTTTAGTTTAGGAACAGAAAAATTAAATGACAGCAATGATGCAACCTTTCAACGTGGCATTATTTCAAATAACCCAACAGCAGAAAATTTACGTGAGCAACTCACTGGCTTCATGGAGTACGGTCAACGACAAGTGCATGAACCCATTCGGGCTGTGCAATTTGATCTGGCCCAATTTTCACAAGACAATACACAGTTTAATCAGCAGTTAGGCAACTTATTAAATAATTTAAGTGCCTTAAAAACCAATACCTTAATTGTTAATGCATTCACTGATCAAAATAATGCTGCCTATGCTCAGAGCTACTTCCCAACAACACATTTAAAGCTGGCTCAAGATATTTTAAGCCGTACCCATTGGCAGACACGCACACGAGTTTTTCATCGAGTTTATGCACAGATGCCGACTCCCCGCGACCCAGTGCAAGCGCACCGAGTGATCGATTTAGGCAAAGATCTGATCCGAAATAATCCCAATCTGGATGGCATTATTTTAACAACAGATCAACAACTGGCTTGTCGTTATAGCACGCTGGTGAACCCACCATGTCTGGAAAAAGAAGCTCAAATTTTAAAGTTAACCCAACAGCTCAAAGCAGCCGTTCGGCCTTATCTCAATCAGAGTAATTCCTTCCAATTAATTTTACAGCTCTCTCTGACTGACTTAACAGATCAGGGACTAGAGCAAATGGTTAACACCTATCTGCCCTTCGTATCTTTATTGAATATTGAAATTGACAGTCTAGACAATCTCAATAGCTATCAAAAATTTATACAACAGGTAGATCATTTAACTGCCTCACAAAAAGCCAGACTGATGGTGACTTTAGTGAATCACAATCAATCTTCCCCAGAGCAGTTACAACGCTTGCAGCAACACTATTTAAATTTACAAAGACATGGAATCCAAAAATTGGTTTTAAGCAATTACCGCTTTGATAATGCAAAAGCGGTGCATGAACAACTATTTACACCACTCAGCTTAAATGACAGTCCAATCAGTTATCGCAACCCATTTATCCAGCAGCACGTAAATGGAGAACAACCATGA